Within Sorangiineae bacterium MSr11367, the genomic segment GACGTCTGTCACTCCGTCGACAATCACGGCTACCAGTCTGCTCCCTGGCATGACGGAAGGCGAGAGATGCGCCCTCGGGACCTGCACCGAGCCAACCTCGACGAGGATCCATTTGGTCCGGCGCGTCACGGTCACCGGAGGCAAGCCAAAGCGCACGCGCAGGTCGATCACCGGCACGACGTCGCCGCGGTAATCGGCCACGCCCGCCACCGCGGAGGGCGAACTCGGCAACTCGATCACGGGAAGCGGATTCACGATCTCGCGCACGCAGTCGATGGAGAACGCGTAGTTGACGTCGCCAATGACGAACGCAACGAGGTTCTTCAGCGGATCGTGGCGAGGGCGGGACAAGGACTGCGCCATGGCGTCACCCGTCCAGAATAGGTCGTAAATCGAGCAGCACGAGCAGAGATCCGAAGTCGGGGCGGCCGGTCCCCTCCTTGGGTCGCCCAATGCCTAGGATGTGGGCAGGCTGGTCGCCGCCCAAGACGTTGGCCGGCTCGATCTCATTTTCGGTGAGACGGTAGACTTGCAGTACCTCGTCCACCAAAAGCCCGAGCTTTTCGTCCCCCTTGTCGACGAGCAAGATACGCGTCAAATGGCCGATGGGCGCATCTTTGACACCGAATCGCTTTCGCAAATCGATCACGGTCACCAGGCGCCCCCGTACGCTCACCACTCCGATGATCGAAGGCTCGGCACGGGGCACTTCCGTAATCGGCGGCGGCTTGAGAATCTCGCCGATGGAGTGGATTTCGACGGCGTAGATTTCCCCGGCCAGGGAAAAGGCCAAATACTCCGTGCGCTGGCCGTCGGCCGCGCGGCGGAGGGCGCGTTGCTCGGCGCGTCTACGCACGAGCGCGGCCATCGCCGAGCCTCCCTTCCGTTCGCATCTCCAGGGCCCCCGCACTGCGACCCTCGAGGAGACGTTCGCCGTCGCCGCTGAGCACCTCTTCCACGAGCGCCGCCACGTCGAGCACCAACGCAACGCGCTGATCGCCCAACTCCGTTGCGCCTGCGAAACCGCGCACGTGCGACAGCGACTTGCCCAGCGCTTTGATGACGATGTCTTGCTGTCCGACCAGACGATCCACGACGAAGCCCAACTTGCGGTTGCCCACGGCGGCAATGACGACGAAGCGCTTGCCCGTGGCCGCAGCTTCGGGCGCAAGGCCGAAGAGCTTCCACAGGCGGCAAATCGGCAGGGTGCGACCGCGCTGGTTCATCACCTCGCGATCTTCCACGGCCCGCACATCGCGCTCGTCGAAGACGATGGCCTCCTCCACGCTGGCCAGCGGGATGGCGTAGGTGCGCCCGGCGGTCTCGACGATCAACACGCTGATGACCGCCAGCGTGATGGGCAGCGTGATGGTCATCTTGGTGCCGATGCCCAACTCGCTCGAGATGTCGATGATGCCGCCCATGCGCGAGATGTTCGTCTTGACGATGTCCATCCCCACGCCGCGCCCGGAGAGATCCGTCGCCTCGCCGCGCGTGGTGAAGCCGGGCAAGAACACCAGGCCGAGGATCTCGTGCGGCGCAAGCTCCATGGCTTGCTCGCGCGAGAGCAGGCCGCGGCGCACGGCGCTGTTGATGATCACCTGCGTGTTCATCCCCGCGCCGTCGTCCTCCACCTCGATGACGACGTGGTTGCCCTTCTGGAAGGCGTTCAGCGCGATGGTGCCCACCGTGGGCTTGCCCACGCGCATGCGCTCTTCGCGCGGCTCGATGCCGTGATCGATGGCGTTGCGGATCATGTGCATGAGCGGGTCGCTCAGCTCCTCCACGATCAGCTTGTCGATCTCGGTCTCGGCACCGGTGACCACCAGGTTCACCTGCTTGTCGTGTTCGCGCGAGATCTGGCGCACGATGCGGGCTAGTTTGTCGAACGCTTGCCCGAGCGGCACCATGCGCACTTCGAGAATGCCGTTCTGCATTTGCGCGAGGTTGCGCTCGAAGACGCGGTGCAGGCGATACAGCTCGTTGGCCAGGCCCCGCGCGTCGGGTCGCAACCGCACTTTGTCCGAAAGCTTGGCCAGCGAGGTGCGCACGATGGCCAGCTCGCCCACGATGTTCATCAAGTGATCGAGCTTGCGGATGTCGACGCGCACCGTCTGGCTCACGGAGCGCAGCGACATCTCGCGCCCACCGGTGCCGCCGACGGCACCGGGCGGGTACGAAGGCTGCTTTTCCGCCGGTGGAACGGGCGGGGGCATCGACTTCAAAATGTCGTCGACGTCGGTCGGCCTTCCGCGCGAAACGCGGCCGAAGTCGCCGAAAGGCGGCGGCATTTCCGACGTGGTCGTGCTGACCGTGCCCGTGGTCGGAGGCTCGCGCCCCCACACGACGGGAAGCGGCAGCTCGCCGGCCTTGGACTCCGGCGGCTGCGGGGCCTGCGGGAACGAACTCGTCTCGCCCGTCACCGCCGGGACGGCACCGGTCATGTCACCGAAAGGCTCGCCTTCGTGCTCGTCGATCGCCGGCGGCGGGCGGCTGCGACCGCCGCGGCGC encodes:
- a CDS encoding chemotaxis protein CheW, coding for MAQSLSRPRHDPLKNLVAFVIGDVNYAFSIDCVREIVNPLPVIELPSSPSAVAGVADYRGDVVPVIDLRVRFGLPPVTVTRRTKWILVEVGSVQVPRAHLSPSVMPGSRLVAVIVDGVTDVFGTGGAELRPAPPLGAGDDVRGIAGVTYFADLMVFVLDPTRFAGITDALMEGAGVAYALPGEAPS
- a CDS encoding chemotaxis protein CheW; translated protein: MAALVRRRAEQRALRRAADGQRTEYLAFSLAGEIYAVEIHSIGEILKPPPITEVPRAEPSIIGVVSVRGRLVTVIDLRKRFGVKDAPIGHLTRILLVDKGDEKLGLLVDEVLQVYRLTENEIEPANVLGGDQPAHILGIGRPKEGTGRPDFGSLLVLLDLRPILDG
- a CDS encoding chemotaxis protein CheA, with the protein product MAEHGGGGRGDLGDKAREEFFSEAQELIDGLGRDLLAVDAVSKGGRTDPELINDVFRAVHTLKGLAGLFGATLMSGLSHELEDVLDDLRLGRLEMSPAVLDLLFRAVELYAQILAAERGDRPDEPGADVKALLHALGQVSQRREGGGVSPVAQYELDPGLLGVLTEYEEYRLRTNIAQGVSLFRIRVQFRLDTIDSALDELKARARPHGEIITYLPTGEGGDADSIELEILLASHATLAVLEAALGGSYAAIEEVQRRGGRSRPPPAIDEHEGEPFGDMTGAVPAVTGETSSFPQAPQPPESKAGELPLPVVWGREPPTTGTVSTTTSEMPPPFGDFGRVSRGRPTDVDDILKSMPPPVPPAEKQPSYPPGAVGGTGGREMSLRSVSQTVRVDIRKLDHLMNIVGELAIVRTSLAKLSDKVRLRPDARGLANELYRLHRVFERNLAQMQNGILEVRMVPLGQAFDKLARIVRQISREHDKQVNLVVTGAETEIDKLIVEELSDPLMHMIRNAIDHGIEPREERMRVGKPTVGTIALNAFQKGNHVVIEVEDDGAGMNTQVIINSAVRRGLLSREQAMELAPHEILGLVFLPGFTTRGEATDLSGRGVGMDIVKTNISRMGGIIDISSELGIGTKMTITLPITLAVISVLIVETAGRTYAIPLASVEEAIVFDERDVRAVEDREVMNQRGRTLPICRLWKLFGLAPEAAATGKRFVVIAAVGNRKLGFVVDRLVGQQDIVIKALGKSLSHVRGFAGATELGDQRVALVLDVAALVEEVLSGDGERLLEGRSAGALEMRTEGRLGDGRARA